In the genome of Rhodoferax sp. BAB1, one region contains:
- a CDS encoding NTP transferase domain-containing protein, translated as MGCLLKQGGGLYARLRIGAVLLAAGEGRRMGGVAKPLIRLQGVPLIKRQLIALSGAGVDEVVVVTGFERDAVEAQVQDFPVTLAHNANYEQGQQGSVRTGLSALRGNFDAVFVLLVDQPLISADDLTELIAAFKKKPAGHVVVPVVNGQRGNPVLMDAEVLAKVLASEANLGCRQLLDKQPELVHVHETSNTRFVTDLDTLEDVAKLTQRTGWKLELPTREPSA; from the coding sequence ATGGGATGCCTGCTCAAACAAGGTGGCGGACTCTATGCCCGCCTGCGTATCGGTGCCGTGCTCCTGGCCGCCGGTGAAGGCCGGCGCATGGGCGGTGTGGCCAAACCGCTGATCCGCTTGCAGGGCGTGCCGCTGATCAAGCGCCAGTTGATTGCCCTGAGTGGCGCCGGGGTGGATGAAGTGGTGGTGGTCACTGGCTTTGAACGAGATGCCGTCGAGGCGCAGGTGCAGGATTTTCCTGTGACCCTGGCGCACAACGCCAATTACGAACAGGGTCAGCAGGGTTCGGTGCGCACCGGGCTGAGTGCCCTGCGTGGCAATTTCGATGCGGTGTTCGTGCTCCTGGTTGACCAGCCCCTCATCAGCGCAGACGATCTGACCGAGCTGATCGCCGCGTTCAAGAAGAAGCCGGCCGGCCATGTGGTGGTGCCGGTGGTGAACGGCCAGCGCGGCAACCCAGTCCTGATGGATGCCGAAGTGCTGGCCAAGGTGCTGGCCAGCGAGGCCAATCTGGGTTGCCGTCAGTTGCTCGACAAGCAACCCGAGCTGGTGCATGTGCATGAGACCAGCAACACCCGTTTCGTCACCGATCTGGACACGCTCGAAGATGTGGCCAAGCTCACACAGCGCACCGGCTGGAAGCTGGAGCTCCCGACGCGCGAGCCCTCCGCGTGA